In Runella sp. SP2, the genomic window CTAAAAGACCCAAACATGGGCTCAAGTTCTACTTTTTGTCGCCCGAGAGGCAATATAAAACTGTTGGTACTCGATTCGGACTACGAATCGGCTACCAACATTGTCACTAAATTGTAAAAAAGCTAATCCTGGCTTT contains:
- a CDS encoding putative signal transducing protein, coding for MEFIEIYSGTWIQCQMAKKLLESVKIKAILKDPNMGSSSTFCRPRGNIKLLVLDSDYESATNIVTKL